The following are encoded together in the Oryzias melastigma strain HK-1 linkage group LG17, ASM292280v2, whole genome shotgun sequence genome:
- the LOC112147474 gene encoding solute carrier family 12 member 7 isoform X3 has translation MLDMWIWTMEDLKHLNKRDQILLTNKRIPQMGTFIGVYLPCLQNILGVILFLRLTWIVGTAGILGSFAIVSMCCICTLLTAISMSAIATNGVVPAGGSYYMISRSLGPEFGGAVGLCFYLGTTFAGSLYILGTIEILLIYIVPTATVFKDDSEDAKHNNMRVYGTCCLLLMALVVFVGVKYVNKLALVFLSCVILSIMATYAGAIKTLIEPPEFSVCLLGNRSLRNEMFEKCAKMEIIKNRTIHTKLWDIFCDSQYPNATCDEYFSLNNLTEIQAIPGLLSGVIKENLWSNYGPARVVIEKQNQPSVPAPTLSTDRDQNYVFSDIATFFTLLVGIYFPSVTGIMAGSNRSGDLRDAQRSIPVGTILAILTTSFVYISFVVLFGACIEGVVLRDKFGESIKRTPVIGVLAWPSPWVIVIGSFFSCCGAGLQSLTGAPRLLQAIARDGIIPFLQVFGHGKANGEPTWALLLTVGICEIGILIASVDNVAPILSMFFLMCYLFVNLACAVQTLLCTPNWRPRFKFYHWTLSFLGMSLSLSLMFICSWYYALVAVVIAGCIYKYIEYRGAVKEWGDGIRGLSLNAARYALVHLEEAPLHTKNWRPQLLVLCKLDSDLAVKHPRLLSFTSQLKAGKGLTIVCSVLEGTYMTHKEDVKTGEQNLKTAMAAEKMKGFSHVVVSSSLRDGFSIMIQSAGLGGMKHNAVLMAWPAGWKQAQDSSARKNFIETVRETTSAHQALLVAKNIDRFPDNQERLKEGNIDVWWIVHDGGLLMLLPFLLMQHKVWRKCRMRIFTVAQMDDNSIQMKKDLETFLYHLRLDAVVEVVEMHDSDISAFTYEKTLMMEQRSQMLKQMQLSRTEREREIQSITDVSRGSIKRKKWSGVAGGSPFKTQSIPEDEAQLIHDRNTASHSATNDKAAGSAPDRVHMTWTKDKLLNERNKQREGMAVKDMFNMKPEWENLSQSNVRRMHTAVKLNEVVVKKSHNSELVLLNMPGPPKNKKGDENYMEFLEVLTEGLERVLLVRGGGREVITIYS, from the exons ATGTTAGACATGTGGATATGGACAATGGAGGATTTGAAGCATTTAAACAAACGGGACCAAATACTTTTGACTAATAAAAGG atcccCCAAATGGGAACGTTCATCGGCGTTTACCTGCCCTGCCTGCAGAACATCCTGGGAGTGATCCTCTTCCTGCGCCTCACTTGGATTGTCGGGACAGCAGGAATTTTGGGGTCTTTTGCCATTGTCTCCATGTGTTGCATTTGT ACTTTACTCACTGCAATTTCGATGAGCGCCATAGCAACCAACGGAGTTGTACCAG cTGGAGGCTCATACTACATGATCTCCAGATCTTTGGGCCCAGAATTTGGAGGAGCAGTTGGTCTCTGTTTCTACCTAGGAACCACTTTTGCTGGATCCCTGTACATCCTGGGTACCATAGAAATTCTGCTG ATCTACATCGTTCCTACAGCTACAGTGTTCAAAGATGACAGTGAAGACGCCAAGCACAACAACATGCGTGTCTACGGCACATGCTGTCTTCTCCTGATGGCACTAGTTGTGTTTGTGGGAGTAAA GTATGTGAACAAGCTGGCTCTTGTGTTTCTATCCTGTGTGATTCTATCCATCATGGCCACCTACGCAGGAGCTATAAAGACTCTAATTGAACCACCAGAGTTTAG TGTCTGTCTGTTGGGGAACCGCTCTCTGAGgaatgaaatgtttgaaaagtgtGCAAAGATGGAAATCATAAAGAACAGAACTATCCACACCAAGCTCTGGGACATCTTCTGCGACAGCCAGTATCCCAACGCCACCTGTGACGAATACTTCTCCTTGAACAATTTAACAGAAATACAAGCCATACCTGGGCTGCTGAGTGGGGTCATAAAAG AAAACCTATGGAGCAATTATGGTCCAGCTAGAGTGGTAATAGAGAAGCAAAACCAGCCCTCAGTACCAGCTCCAACCCTATCAACCGACAGAGATCAAAACTATGTCTTCAGTGACATTGCTACGTTCTTCACATTACTGGTGGGGATTTACTTTCCATCTGTAACAG GTATAATGGCTGGTTCAAACAGATCAGGTGATCTCAGAGACGCTCAGAGGTCCATCCCGGTGGGAACCATCCTGGCTATTCTCACCACCTCTTTTGTCT ATATCTCCTTTGTGGTCTTGTTTGGAGCTTGTATTGAAGGAGTGGTCCTGAGAGACAA GTTTGGAGAGTCGATAAAGAGGACGCCTGTAATAGGTGTTCTGGCATGGCCCTCACCCTGGGTGATTGTGATCGGCTCATTTTTCTCTTGCTGTGGCGCAGGCCTGCAGAGCCTCACCGGCGCCCCCCGGCTCTTGCAGGCTATCGCTCGTGATGGGATCATCCCATTCTTACAG GTCTTCGGCCATGGGAAGGCCAATGGCGAGCCCACTTGGGCCCTTCTGCTGACGGTTGGAATCTGTGAGATAGGAATCCTCATCGCTTCTGTGGATAATGTAGCACCCATTCTTTCTAT GTTTTTCCTCATGTGCTATCTGTTTGTCAACTTGGCCTGTGCTGTTCAGACCCTCCTGTGTACCCCAAACTGGAGACCTCGTTTTAAGTTCTATCACTG GACTCTGTCCTTCCTGGGGATGAGTCTCAGCCTTTCCCTAAtgttcatctgctcctggtacTACGCTCTGGTTGCCGTGGTGATAGCAGGATGCATCTATAAATATATTGAATACAGAGG GGCGGTGAAGGAATGGGGCGATGGGATCCGAGGCTTGTCCTTAAATGCAGCGCGGTACGCTCTGGTCCACCTGGAGGAAGCTCCACTGCACACCAAAAACTGGAG GCCACAGCTGCTGGTTTTGTGTAAGCTGGACTCAGACCTGGCTGTGAAGCATCCTCGTCTGCTGTCTTTTACGTCGCAGCTCAAAGCAGGGAAGGGGCTAACCATCGTCTGCTCGGTCCTCGAGGGCACGTACATGACCCACAAGGAGGATGTCAAGACCGGGGAGCAG AACCTGAAAACAGCCATGGCAGCAGAGAAGATGAAAGGTTTCTCCCACGTGGTGGTGTCATCCAGCCTGCGAGATGGTTTCTCCATCATGATCCAGTCTGCAGGGCTGGGAGGAATGAAGCACAATGCCGTCCTCATGGCTTGGCCAGCAGGCTGGAAACAAGCCCAGGACTCTTCTGCAAGGAAGAACTTTATAG AGACAGTCAGAGAGACGACGTCGGCGCATCAGGCTCTGCTGGTTGCAAAAAACATTGACCGTTTCCCCGACAACCAGGAGCGTCTAAAGGAAGGAAACATCGACGTGTGGTGGATCGTACACGACGGCGGACTGCTCATGTTGCTGCCTTTCTTGCTCATGCAGCATAAG GTGTGGAGGAAGTGCCGGATGCGCATCTTCACTGTGGCCCAGATGGATGACAACTCCATCCAGATGAAGAAGGACCTGGAGACATTCCTCTACCATCTGCGGCTGGATGCAGTGGTGGAGGTGGTGGAAATG CATGACAGCGATATCTCAGCTTTCACCTACGAGAAGACGCTGATGATGGAGCAGAGATCCCAAATGCTCAAACAGATGCAGCTGTCCCGcacagagagggagagagag ATTCAGAGCATCACTGATGTGTCCCGCGGTTCCATAAAGAGGAAGAAGTGGTCCGGTGTTGCTGGCGGCTCTCCCTTTAAGACCCAGAGCATTCCAGAGGATGAG GCCCAACTGATTCATGACAGAAACACGGCCTCTCATTCTGCCACAAACGACAAAGCTGCTGGTTCAGCACCTGATCGGGTCCACATGACGTGGACCAAAGACAAGCTGCTAAATGAGAGGAACAAACAGAGGGAAGGCATGGCCGTGAAAGACATGTTTAACATGAAACC GGAGTGGGAAAATCT gAGTCAGTCCAATGTGCGGAGGATGCACACGGCTGTGAAGCTGAATGAAGTTGTGGTCAAGAAGTCCCACAATTCAGAGCTGGTCTTGCTCAACATGCCAGGCCCACCCAAGAACAAAAAAGGAGATGAAAACT ATATGGAGTTCCTGGAAGTTCTAACGGAAGGACTAGAACGTGTCCTGCTGGTTCGTGGAGGAGGTCGAGAGGTCATTACCATCTACTCTTAG